A window of Streptomyces sp. SAI-127 contains these coding sequences:
- a CDS encoding ABC transporter permease subunit: MSTPQPSMPQAQAAVSNRQATGGPSYPGYTSPIPVVRTHLGNAIASEWTKIRSVRSTIWTLGVFVLLVIGIGLGVAALVAANASTESMRDQNPLSFGFFGVLLGSMCVITLGVLTTASEYGTGMIRTTMVACPSRGRVLTAKAVVFFAVAFVTTLVSVLLVALADVALLDGAQTPTGQEWLKGTFGISLYIALLGLFSLIIGSIIRHSAGAITIMIGLVLAPLVIALFMFSQSLEGLRQALFEYSIPNQLSVFYSNSLTDSGPSGWDPLWIIVGVTAAAFACAFALLENRDV; this comes from the coding sequence ATGAGCACCCCGCAGCCCTCGATGCCGCAGGCCCAGGCCGCCGTGTCGAACCGGCAGGCGACGGGTGGGCCGTCGTACCCCGGTTACACCTCGCCGATTCCCGTCGTGCGCACCCATCTCGGGAACGCCATCGCGTCGGAGTGGACGAAGATCCGGTCGGTGCGGTCGACGATCTGGACGCTGGGCGTGTTCGTGCTGCTCGTGATCGGGATCGGGCTGGGTGTCGCCGCGCTGGTCGCGGCCAACGCCTCGACGGAGAGCATGCGGGACCAGAACCCGCTGTCGTTCGGCTTCTTCGGGGTGCTGCTCGGCAGCATGTGCGTCATCACGCTCGGTGTGCTGACGACGGCCTCGGAGTACGGCACCGGAATGATCCGTACGACGATGGTCGCCTGCCCCTCCCGCGGTCGCGTGCTCACGGCGAAGGCGGTCGTGTTCTTCGCCGTCGCCTTCGTGACCACCCTCGTCTCGGTCCTGCTGGTCGCCCTGGCGGACGTGGCCCTGCTGGACGGAGCCCAAACGCCGACCGGCCAGGAGTGGCTGAAGGGCACCTTCGGCATCTCGCTGTACATCGCCCTGCTCGGCCTGTTCTCGCTGATCATCGGCTCGATCATCCGGCACTCGGCGGGCGCGATCACCATCATGATCGGTCTCGTGCTGGCGCCGCTGGTCATCGCGCTGTTCATGTTCTCGCAGTCCCTCGAGGGCCTGCGCCAGGCGCTGTTCGAGTACTCCATCCCGAACCAGCTCAGCGTGTTCTACTCCAACTCCCTCACCGACTCCGGCCCCTCGGGCTGGGACCCGCTGTGGATCATCGTCGGTGTGACGGCCGCGGCGTTCGCCTGCGCCTTCGCCCTGCTGGAGAACCGGGACGTCTGA
- a CDS encoding LLM class flavin-dependent oxidoreductase, translating into MHVGSFVLAAQFPGQGQGEALHRAVRSAEVAEEAGLDAVWLAEHHFVPYGTCPSAITLAALLLGRTRRIRVGTAVSVLPTAHPVALGEQAALLHMTSGGRFSLGVGRGGPWVDLEVFGSGLQAYEEGFPESLDLLVRWLREPSVGADGERFRFREVPVVPRPSESLTEAEGPEVIVACTSPASVRLAAERGLPMLLGMHVGDEEKAEMVALWRRQARAAGHAPEKVLDAPHVSAGVCQIADRRTDAVEALVKAMPGWLRQGLGAHVTVDGRPRQMRDPVAYTELLCGLHPVGTPRLCADRLAATSERTGVSRFALLVEGSGDLAATEENVRRLGAEVLPHLT; encoded by the coding sequence ATGCACGTTGGAAGTTTCGTGTTGGCGGCCCAGTTCCCGGGGCAGGGCCAGGGGGAGGCGCTGCACCGCGCGGTCCGCTCGGCCGAGGTCGCGGAGGAGGCTGGACTCGACGCCGTCTGGCTGGCAGAACACCACTTCGTGCCGTACGGCACCTGCCCGTCGGCGATCACCCTGGCGGCCTTACTGCTGGGCCGCACCCGCCGTATCCGCGTCGGCACCGCCGTGAGCGTGCTGCCCACGGCCCACCCCGTCGCCCTCGGCGAACAGGCCGCGCTGCTGCACATGACGAGCGGCGGGCGCTTCTCGCTGGGCGTGGGGCGCGGCGGTCCGTGGGTCGACCTGGAGGTGTTCGGGTCGGGTCTTCAGGCGTACGAGGAGGGGTTCCCGGAATCACTCGATCTGCTGGTCCGCTGGCTGCGCGAACCCTCCGTCGGAGCCGACGGCGAGCGTTTCCGCTTCCGTGAAGTGCCCGTCGTACCGAGGCCGTCGGAATCACTGACGGAAGCGGAGGGTCCCGAGGTGATCGTCGCCTGCACCTCCCCGGCGAGTGTCCGGCTGGCAGCCGAGCGCGGGCTGCCGATGCTGCTCGGGATGCATGTCGGGGACGAGGAGAAGGCGGAGATGGTCGCCCTGTGGCGCAGGCAGGCGCGTGCCGCCGGACACGCGCCGGAGAAGGTCCTGGACGCGCCCCATGTCTCGGCCGGCGTCTGCCAGATCGCGGACCGGCGCACGGACGCGGTGGAGGCCCTGGTGAAGGCGATGCCGGGCTGGCTCAGGCAGGGGCTCGGCGCCCATGTCACGGTCGACGGCCGCCCACGGCAGATGCGCGATCCGGTGGCGTACACCGAACTGCTCTGCGGGCTGCACCCGGTGGGGACCCCGCGGCTGTGCGCCGACCGCCTCGCGGCGACCAGCGAACGGACGGGTGTCTCCCGCTTCGCCCTGCTCGTCGAGGGTTCGGGAGATCTGGCGGCCACCGAGGAGAACGTACGGCGGCTGGGTGCGGAAGTGCTGCCGCATCTGACCTGA
- a CDS encoding SCO5389 family protein, which produces MSLDVSPALLEKAERGEVDEAEFVDCVRTSLPYAWEMISSLVAQLKVDGGNFADNQTPPPDEQARGQLLRALASDAIRGALQRHFGVRLAFQNCHRVAVFPLDSSVDETLVRFTSVRSQLLNQSPEFRDC; this is translated from the coding sequence ATGTCGCTCGACGTCTCACCGGCCCTACTCGAGAAGGCCGAGCGAGGCGAGGTCGACGAAGCGGAATTCGTCGACTGCGTCCGGACCTCCCTGCCCTACGCATGGGAGATGATCAGCTCCCTGGTGGCCCAGCTGAAGGTCGACGGCGGCAACTTCGCCGACAACCAGACGCCTCCGCCGGACGAGCAGGCACGCGGTCAGCTGCTGCGTGCGCTTGCGAGTGACGCGATACGCGGCGCGCTGCAGCGGCACTTCGGTGTGCGGCTGGCCTTCCAGAACTGCCACCGGGTGGCGGTGTTCCCGTTGGACTCCTCGGTCGACGAGACGCTGGTCCGCTTCACCTCGGTGCGCAGTCAGCTGCTGAACCAGTCTCCGGAGTTCCGGGACTGCTGA
- the nucS gene encoding endonuclease NucS, producing MRLVIARCSVDYAGRLTAHLPSAPRLILVKADGSVSIHADDRAYKPLNWMSPPCTLKEGTGDEEGVWTVINKAGEKLIITMEEVLHDSSHELGVDPGLIKDGVEAHLQELLADRIETLGDGYTLIRREYMTAIGPVDILCRDAEGQTVAVEIKRRGEIDGVEQLTRYLDLLNRDPHLAPVRGIFAAQEIKPQARVLATDRGIGCHVMDYDALRGIEDDKLRLF from the coding sequence ATGCGTCTCGTCATTGCCCGGTGTTCCGTCGACTACGCGGGCCGGCTCACCGCCCACCTGCCCTCGGCCCCCCGTCTGATCCTGGTGAAGGCGGACGGCAGCGTCTCCATCCACGCCGACGACCGGGCCTACAAGCCCCTGAACTGGATGTCGCCGCCCTGCACGTTGAAGGAGGGGACCGGCGACGAGGAAGGCGTCTGGACCGTCATCAACAAGGCGGGCGAGAAGCTCATCATCACGATGGAGGAAGTTCTCCACGACTCCTCGCACGAACTCGGCGTGGATCCTGGCCTGATCAAGGACGGCGTGGAAGCACACCTTCAGGAACTGCTCGCCGACCGCATCGAAACGCTCGGCGACGGCTACACCCTGATCCGCCGCGAGTACATGACGGCCATCGGTCCGGTCGACATCCTCTGCCGGGACGCCGAAGGCCAGACGGTCGCGGTGGAGATCAAGCGGCGCGGCGAGATCGACGGCGTCGAGCAACTCACCCGCTACCTCGACCTGTTGAACCGGGACCCCCATCTCGCCCCGGTCCGCGGCATCTTCGCCGCCCAGGAGATCAAGCCCCAGGCCCGTGTCCTCGCGACCGACCGCGGTATCGGCTGCCACGTCATGGACTACGACGCGCTGCGGGGCATCGAGGACGACAAGCTGCGGCTGTTCTGA
- a CDS encoding ATP-binding protein: MDPNNRGPEEYSHDDDGGSPRQRPPRDSLTPDFGQHSPALARTVQLVAGDFLLTVNPVDGSEIEACPPGERPVRPERYSAAERAEVNRAARPPVPPGPTRTALSLLARQDERERLVRLLARGRSVRLTGPAGSGRTSLLDLVAEDCADLAPDGVVRLTGFNRTASELLYDLFYAVFNSPLHRPDRDELLSCVREVGAVVVLDDIEFGGAALDELLDATPECAFVIGATPDVPAPSADSAVEEIFLSGLERADGLELLERSVGRVLTEEESNWAGDLWFESEGLPLRFVQAGALLRQRDRMRAGANAVDEFGVFADAAPVDAPFTPDEGEEIPLPALGEAAAPAPLLASRLSESARATLRFAVALGGEVPHQAHLPALVGDTHADAALGELADCGLVSPVGARYRLAAGVLTQLEAAGYGDDIETRARTAAQHYGWWAGHPSVTPERVCAEADALLAALAVLVPTSTPPAEGEEAATVQLARTAAPAFAAGGHWGAWERSLRAGSEASRLAGEVSEQAYFHHELGILALCGGQLDRARAELEASIGLRGALADKRGTVAGRRALALVSDRDGSAPGLAGLGAMAGEELPDARYDESASPPGGVPAAFPPLQPPADSQTIVVHRSPSTPAPSRKARGGLKGLAKRNLVAAGAGALLVAVLGTVVTLGATSDNDPNSPSNEVGVNPSASVGIDDGNLGADVPKNDDNPGDTGTATSRPTDPGPDGTYGTSDDPTPTGTAEPSDKPSGTQGGGSSSSSRPSSPRPSNTTRPTTPSGNPTGSGSPSSTPSDTSEPPSSTPTPTPTPTDTTPTNSNSASGPASTSPVETSSSASAPQSSTVSSPSGPVI, translated from the coding sequence ATGGACCCGAACAACCGGGGACCCGAGGAGTACAGCCATGACGACGACGGCGGTTCGCCGCGTCAGCGGCCTCCCAGGGACTCCCTCACACCGGATTTCGGCCAGCACTCACCCGCGCTCGCCCGCACCGTGCAGCTCGTCGCCGGTGACTTCCTGCTCACCGTCAACCCCGTCGACGGCAGCGAGATAGAGGCCTGCCCGCCCGGCGAGCGGCCCGTACGGCCCGAGAGATACAGCGCCGCAGAACGCGCCGAGGTGAACCGGGCCGCCCGCCCGCCCGTCCCGCCCGGACCGACCCGCACCGCGCTGTCGCTCCTGGCCCGCCAGGACGAGCGCGAACGGCTCGTGCGGCTGCTCGCCCGCGGCCGCTCGGTACGCCTGACCGGCCCCGCCGGCTCCGGCCGCACCAGCCTCCTCGACCTCGTCGCCGAGGACTGCGCGGACCTCGCCCCCGACGGGGTGGTCCGCCTCACCGGCTTCAACCGCACGGCGAGCGAGCTGCTGTACGACCTCTTCTACGCCGTCTTCAACTCGCCCCTGCACCGTCCCGACCGGGACGAGCTGCTGTCCTGCGTCCGCGAGGTCGGCGCGGTCGTCGTCCTCGACGACATCGAGTTCGGCGGCGCGGCCCTCGACGAACTGCTGGACGCCACCCCCGAGTGCGCGTTCGTGATCGGCGCGACGCCCGACGTGCCCGCGCCCTCGGCCGACTCCGCCGTCGAGGAGATCTTCCTCAGTGGCCTGGAGCGCGCCGACGGCCTGGAACTCCTGGAGCGTTCCGTCGGCCGGGTGCTGACGGAGGAGGAGTCGAACTGGGCGGGCGACCTCTGGTTCGAGTCCGAGGGGCTGCCCCTGCGCTTCGTCCAGGCGGGTGCTCTGCTCAGGCAGCGCGACCGGATGCGGGCCGGGGCGAATGCCGTCGACGAGTTCGGCGTCTTCGCGGACGCGGCCCCGGTCGACGCCCCGTTCACTCCCGACGAGGGCGAGGAGATACCCCTGCCCGCGCTCGGCGAGGCCGCGGCACCGGCCCCGTTGCTCGCGTCCCGGCTGAGCGAGTCCGCGCGCGCCACCCTGCGGTTCGCCGTCGCGCTCGGCGGCGAGGTGCCCCACCAGGCGCACCTGCCCGCACTGGTCGGCGACACCCACGCGGACGCCGCACTCGGCGAGCTCGCGGACTGCGGTCTGGTCTCCCCGGTCGGCGCCCGCTACCGGCTCGCCGCCGGTGTCCTCACCCAGCTGGAAGCCGCCGGATACGGCGACGACATCGAGACCCGCGCCCGCACCGCCGCCCAGCACTACGGCTGGTGGGCCGGACACCCCTCGGTCACCCCCGAGCGGGTGTGTGCCGAGGCCGACGCCCTGCTCGCCGCCCTCGCCGTCCTGGTCCCGACCTCCACCCCGCCCGCCGAGGGCGAGGAGGCCGCCACCGTGCAGCTGGCCCGCACGGCGGCGCCCGCGTTCGCCGCCGGCGGCCACTGGGGGGCCTGGGAGCGTTCGCTGCGGGCCGGTTCCGAGGCCTCCCGGCTGGCCGGCGAGGTGTCCGAACAGGCCTACTTCCACCACGAACTCGGCATCCTCGCGCTCTGCGGCGGACAGCTCGACCGGGCCCGCGCCGAGCTGGAGGCCTCCATCGGCCTGCGCGGCGCCCTCGCCGACAAGCGCGGCACCGTCGCGGGCCGCCGCGCCCTCGCCCTGGTCTCCGACCGGGACGGCAGCGCGCCCGGCCTGGCCGGCCTCGGCGCGATGGCGGGCGAGGAGTTGCCCGACGCCCGGTACGACGAGTCCGCCTCACCGCCCGGGGGAGTACCCGCGGCCTTCCCGCCGCTCCAGCCGCCCGCCGACTCGCAGACCATCGTCGTCCACCGCTCGCCCTCCACGCCCGCGCCCTCGCGCAAGGCCCGGGGCGGACTCAAGGGCCTCGCCAAGCGCAACCTCGTCGCGGCCGGCGCGGGTGCGCTGCTGGTCGCGGTGCTCGGCACGGTCGTGACGCTGGGCGCCACCTCCGACAACGACCCGAACTCCCCGTCCAACGAGGTGGGCGTCAACCCGTCGGCCAGCGTCGGCATCGACGACGGCAACCTCGGCGCCGACGTCCCGAAGAACGACGACAATCCCGGTGACACCGGCACGGCGACGTCCCGTCCGACCGACCCGGGGCCCGATGGCACCTACGGGACTTCGGACGATCCGACGCCCACGGGGACGGCGGAGCCTTCGGACAAGCCGAGCGGGACGCAGGGCGGTGGTTCGTCGAGTTCGTCCAGGCCGTCGTCGCCGAGGCCGTCGAACACGACGAGGCCGACGACGCCGTCCGGCAATCCGACGGGTTCCGGATCCCCGTCCTCGACGCCGTCCGACACGTCGGAACCACCGTCGAGCACGCCCACGCCCACTCCCACCCCGACCGACACGACCCCGACCAACTCCAACTCGGCCAGCGGCCCCGCCTCCACCTCCCCGGTGGAGACCAGCAGCTCGGCCAGTGCCCCGCAGAGCAGCACCGTGAGCTCACCGAGTGGTCCGGTCATCTAG
- a CDS encoding STAS domain-containing protein: MYIRGDHAELVVGGRLDVRSAADARTVLHSAVDDGVGDLVLDLSELDSWDATGLGVIMGAHRRAGRCGRRLVLRDVPPQMQRLLVATRLHRILAIEGGIGVESLPRV; the protein is encoded by the coding sequence ATGTACATCAGGGGCGACCACGCCGAGCTGGTCGTCGGGGGCCGCCTCGACGTCCGCAGCGCGGCGGACGCCCGTACGGTCCTGCACTCGGCCGTCGACGACGGAGTCGGCGACCTGGTGCTCGACCTGTCCGAGCTGGATTCCTGGGACGCCACCGGGCTCGGGGTGATCATGGGGGCACACCGCAGGGCCGGTCGCTGCGGTCGCCGGCTGGTGCTGCGCGACGTACCGCCGCAGATGCAGCGCCTCCTGGTCGCCACCCGACTGCACCGGATCCTGGCGATCGAAGGCGGTATCGGGGTGGAGTCACTACCCCGCGTGTGA
- a CDS encoding 3-hydroxyacyl-CoA dehydrogenase family protein: protein MARKLAVIGAGLMGSGIAQVSAQAGWDVVLRDVTDEALTRGTDGIKASYDKFVSKGRLEAHDADAALARITATTDLDAAADADIVVEAVFEKLEVKHEIFRTLDKIVRPDAVLASNTSAIPITKIAAATERPERVVGVHFFSPVPMMQLVELVRGYKTSDETLAAAREFAESVGKTCIVVNRDVAGFVTTRLISALVVEATKLYESGVATAEDIDLACKLGFGHAMGPLATADLTGVDILLHATSNIYTESQDEKFAPPELMRRMVDAGDIGRKSGQGFYKH from the coding sequence GTGGCACGGAAGCTTGCCGTCATCGGCGCCGGCTTGATGGGTTCCGGTATCGCCCAGGTCTCCGCCCAGGCGGGCTGGGACGTGGTCCTCAGGGACGTCACCGACGAGGCGCTGACCCGCGGCACCGACGGCATCAAGGCTTCGTACGACAAGTTCGTGAGCAAGGGCAGGCTGGAGGCGCACGACGCCGACGCCGCCCTCGCCCGGATCACCGCGACCACCGACCTGGACGCCGCCGCCGACGCCGACATCGTCGTCGAGGCCGTCTTCGAGAAGCTCGAAGTCAAGCACGAGATCTTCCGCACGCTCGACAAGATCGTCCGCCCGGACGCGGTGCTGGCCTCCAACACCTCCGCGATCCCGATCACCAAGATCGCGGCGGCCACCGAGCGCCCGGAGCGGGTCGTCGGCGTGCACTTCTTCTCGCCGGTGCCGATGATGCAGCTCGTCGAGCTGGTCCGCGGCTACAAGACGAGCGACGAAACCCTCGCCGCCGCGCGGGAGTTCGCCGAGTCGGTCGGCAAGACCTGCATCGTCGTCAACAGGGACGTGGCGGGGTTCGTGACCACCCGTCTCATCTCCGCCCTCGTCGTCGAGGCGACCAAGCTCTACGAGTCGGGCGTCGCGACCGCCGAGGACATCGACCTCGCCTGCAAGCTGGGCTTCGGCCACGCCATGGGACCGCTCGCCACGGCGGACCTGACCGGCGTCGACATCCTGCTGCACGCCACCAGCAACATCTACACCGAGTCCCAGGACGAGAAGTTCGCCCCGCCGGAGCTGATGCGCCGGATGGTGGACGCCGGTGACATCGGACGCAAGAGCGGGCAGGGCTTCTACAAGCACTGA
- a CDS encoding cob(I)yrinic acid a,c-diamide adenosyltransferase → MVNLTRIYTRTGDQGTTALGDMSRVAKTDLRISAYADTNEANAVIGTAIALGGLEEEVVKVLTRVQNDLFDVGADLSTPVVENPEFPPLRVEQFYIDKLEADCDRFNERLEKLRSFILPGGTPGAALLHQACTVVRRAERSTWAALEVHGEVMNPLTATYLNRLSDLLFILARTANKDVGDTLWVPGGER, encoded by the coding sequence ATGGTCAATCTGACGCGCATCTACACCAGGACCGGCGACCAGGGCACCACCGCCCTCGGCGACATGAGCAGGGTCGCCAAGACCGATCTGCGGATCTCCGCGTACGCGGACACCAACGAGGCGAACGCGGTGATCGGCACGGCGATCGCCCTGGGCGGCCTCGAGGAGGAGGTCGTCAAGGTCCTCACCCGTGTACAGAACGACCTGTTCGATGTCGGAGCCGATCTCTCGACGCCCGTCGTCGAGAACCCCGAGTTCCCGCCCCTGCGTGTCGAGCAGTTCTACATCGACAAGCTGGAGGCGGACTGCGACCGCTTCAACGAGCGGCTGGAGAAGCTCCGCTCCTTCATCCTCCCGGGCGGCACCCCGGGCGCGGCCCTGCTCCACCAGGCCTGCACGGTCGTACGCCGCGCCGAGCGCTCGACGTGGGCAGCGCTGGAGGTTCACGGCGAGGTGATGAACCCCCTCACTGCGACCTACCTGAACCGCCTGTCGGACCTGCTCTTCATCCTGGCCCGTACGGCCAACAAGGACGTCGGCGACACCCTGTGGGTACCCGGCGGCGAACGCTAA
- a CDS encoding histidine kinase — protein MALPRPHRFDVYIAAGGLLGGLLLVGIGLGTRPSSDPMTLFDGPWPVLVPLTVLAGCELLRRTAPRTALLTGTAAICADLVTQGNLATILMFTDVVYAAVLYGPLASARRIQWITGLLTVAGTLVPFAVWRVPEALLIGVVVGVVAYGPAATGWIVRNHRDAAEAARLRAEQTALLAEMDRAQAVTAERARMARELHDMVANHLSAIAIHSTAALSIDDPETSREALSVIRENSVDGLAEMRRLIGILRDGSGDHEPAAAPTLDGLTALVDSARANGLDVTLSTDGPTPADVPVPVELAAYRIVQESLTNALKHACPGRVGVSLAQRDGELTVAVSSPYGDRDGPRAPGSGAGLVGMRERAALLGGTFDAGPDGPHWTVRATLPLREGVPE, from the coding sequence ATGGCCCTCCCCCGCCCGCACCGTTTCGACGTGTACATCGCGGCCGGCGGGCTGCTCGGCGGCCTGCTGCTGGTGGGCATCGGTCTGGGCACCAGGCCGTCCAGCGACCCGATGACCCTCTTCGACGGCCCCTGGCCGGTGCTCGTGCCGCTCACCGTGCTGGCCGGCTGTGAACTGCTGCGCCGGACGGCGCCCCGCACAGCCCTGCTCACCGGCACCGCCGCGATCTGCGCCGACCTGGTGACCCAGGGCAACCTCGCCACGATCCTGATGTTCACCGATGTCGTCTACGCGGCCGTCCTCTACGGCCCGCTCGCCTCGGCCCGCCGCATCCAGTGGATCACCGGCCTGCTGACCGTGGCCGGGACGCTGGTGCCGTTCGCGGTATGGCGGGTGCCGGAGGCACTGCTGATCGGCGTGGTCGTCGGCGTCGTGGCGTACGGGCCGGCCGCCACCGGGTGGATCGTGCGCAACCACCGTGACGCCGCCGAGGCCGCCCGGCTGCGCGCCGAACAGACCGCGCTGCTCGCCGAGATGGATCGCGCCCAGGCCGTCACCGCCGAGCGCGCCAGGATGGCGCGGGAGTTGCACGACATGGTCGCCAACCACCTGTCGGCGATCGCCATCCACTCCACGGCCGCGCTGTCCATCGACGACCCCGAGACCTCCCGGGAGGCCCTCTCGGTGATCCGGGAGAACAGCGTCGACGGGCTCGCCGAGATGCGCCGGCTGATCGGCATCCTGCGCGACGGAAGCGGGGACCATGAGCCGGCCGCGGCTCCCACACTCGACGGCCTCACGGCCCTCGTCGACAGCGCCCGCGCCAACGGCCTCGACGTCACCCTGTCCACGGATGGGCCGACACCCGCCGATGTGCCCGTTCCGGTCGAGCTCGCCGCCTACCGGATCGTCCAGGAGTCGCTGACCAACGCCCTGAAACACGCGTGCCCCGGCCGGGTCGGGGTGAGCCTCGCCCAGCGGGACGGTGAGCTGACCGTCGCGGTGAGCAGTCCGTACGGCGACCGGGACGGGCCCCGCGCCCCCGGTTCCGGCGCCGGGCTGGTCGGGATGCGCGAGCGGGCCGCGTTGCTCGGCGGCACGTTCGACGCCGGTCCCGACGGGCCGCACTGGACCGTGCGCGCCACCCTGCCCCTGCGTGAAGGAGTCCCCGAATGA
- a CDS encoding response regulator transcription factor, which produces MIRVLVAEDQSAVRAGLVLILRSAPGIEVVGEAADGEQAVALARELRPDLVLMDVQMPRLDGVSATRQVVGEGLADVLVLTTFDLDEYVFGALRAGAAGFLLKNTEAKDLIAAVRTVARGEGIVAPAVTRRLIAEFAARPVRGTSADPAVLDTLTRREREVLSCLGEGLSNADIAERLDMAEATVKTHVSRLLGKLGLRSRVQAAVLAQELRV; this is translated from the coding sequence ATGATCCGCGTCCTCGTCGCCGAGGACCAGTCCGCCGTCCGCGCCGGGCTGGTCCTCATTCTGCGCAGCGCCCCCGGCATCGAAGTGGTCGGCGAGGCGGCGGACGGTGAGCAGGCGGTGGCGCTGGCTCGCGAGTTGAGGCCGGACCTCGTGCTGATGGACGTCCAGATGCCCCGCCTGGACGGGGTGTCGGCGACCCGGCAGGTCGTCGGGGAAGGGCTCGCGGACGTCCTGGTGCTGACCACCTTCGATCTCGACGAGTACGTGTTCGGGGCCCTGCGGGCCGGGGCCGCCGGTTTCCTGCTGAAGAACACGGAGGCCAAGGACCTCATCGCCGCCGTGCGCACGGTGGCGCGGGGAGAGGGAATCGTCGCCCCTGCCGTCACCCGGCGTCTGATCGCCGAGTTCGCCGCCAGGCCGGTCCGGGGGACGAGCGCCGACCCTGCCGTCCTGGACACCCTCACCCGCCGGGAACGCGAGGTGCTGTCCTGTCTCGGGGAGGGCCTGTCCAACGCCGACATCGCCGAGCGCCTCGACATGGCGGAGGCCACGGTGAAGACGCACGTCAGCCGTCTGCTGGGGAAGCTGGGGCTGCGCAGCCGGGTGCAAGCGGCCGTTCTGGCGCAGGAGTTGCGGGTCTAG